Genomic window (Psychrilyobacter piezotolerans):
TATGATTAAATCCAATAGAAGTTTATTGGAAGAGTTAAAGTAAATTAAAGTAGATTAAAAAATTAAAATATAAAACAGGAGGCAGTTAAATTTTATTTAATTGCCTCTTGTTTTATATAGAATAATCTTGTGCTATACTTATAATGGGTAAAATAAAAAAGAGGTGACTTATGAAAAATAAACCAAAAATAGTGGTACTAGGCGGCGGAACCGGTCTCTCTAATTTGCTGAGAGGATTAAAATATTTCCCATTGGATATAACTGCAATTGTTACAGTGGCAGATGATGGGGGGTCTTCAGGGAGACTAAGAACAGAATTTAATATTCCGGCTCCGGGAGACATAAGAAATGTTATGATAGCGCTCAGTGAATTTGAAAGTAAGGGAGAAGAGCTCCTAAACTACAGGTTTGGCGGGACCAGTGATTTAGCTGGTCATCCAATAGGTAATCTTATGCTGACAGCTATGATAAACATGGAAGGGAATATAGTTGACGGAATAAAGGCATTGAATGAAGTATTGAATATAAAGGGGACGGTATTGCCGGCTACTTCCAGCAGCTGCACTCTTCTAGCAGAGATGGAAGACGGTGAAATAGTAGCGGGAGAATCTAAGATACCGGCCGTAAACAAAAGAATAAAAAGAGTATATTTTGATAAAAAACCCAAGGCAGTCAGGGAGACTGTGTCGGCCATTGAACAGGCAGATATGGTTATAGTAGGGATTGGAAGTCTCTATACCAGTATCATGCCGAATTTAATCATAGAGGAGATAAAAGATGCCATAGTGAAATCAAAGGCTCATAAAATATATGTATCCAATGCAATGGAACAGCCTGGAGAGACTGCAGGTTATAGTGTAGGAGATCATATTAAAGCCATATACTCCCATGTAGGGGTAGAATTTTTTAATTCGGTCATAGTGAATAGTAAAAAAATACCAAATGATATTTTGAAAAAATATAAAGAACAGGATGTTAAGGAGATAAAGATAGATTTGGAAAATCTAAAAAAATATTCCCTTAAAATAATTCAGGAACCGTTAATTGAGATAAGTGAAAATAAGACTGTAAGACACAATCCATTGAAATTAGCTTCAACTATATATTCATTGGTATTGGGAAAGATAAAACTGTAAAAAAGGGGGATAAGATTGTATAAATATATATTTGGACCGGTACCTTCCAGAAGATTAGGAGTTTCTCTAGGGGTGGATCTGGTCATGCCTAAAACATGTAATTTGGATTGTATCTATTGTGAGTGCGGATCTACAACTAAATTTTATAATATGAGAGACAGCTATATAGATATAGATAGATTGATAAGGGAAGTTAAAGATATATTGAAAAATCTGACT
Coding sequences:
- a CDS encoding gluconeogenesis factor YvcK family protein, translating into MKNKPKIVVLGGGTGLSNLLRGLKYFPLDITAIVTVADDGGSSGRLRTEFNIPAPGDIRNVMIALSEFESKGEELLNYRFGGTSDLAGHPIGNLMLTAMINMEGNIVDGIKALNEVLNIKGTVLPATSSSCTLLAEMEDGEIVAGESKIPAVNKRIKRVYFDKKPKAVRETVSAIEQADMVIVGIGSLYTSIMPNLIIEEIKDAIVKSKAHKIYVSNAMEQPGETAGYSVGDHIKAIYSHVGVEFFNSVIVNSKKIPNDILKKYKEQDVKEIKIDLENLKKYSLKIIQEPLIEISENKTVRHNPLKLASTIYSLVLGKIKL